A region of the Dehalococcoidia bacterium genome:
TCCTGGGCAAGCGTCATTCAGGTGGGATCATATCAGAGCCGGCGCGCTGGCCCGGGCCTCACTGCGGCTCCACGTTGGACTCATGCCAGAACAGCACCCGGCGCTCGAGGTGGGAGGTTATCAGGAACAGCCCGACGCCGATCACCGCCAGCGTGAAGATACCGCCGAACGCCGTGGGCATGTCCAGGTTGTTGTTGGCGATGTAGATCACCCGCCCAAGGCCGCGGTCCCCGCTGAACCACTCGGCGACGACCGCGCCGATGACGCTCAGCGGGATCGAGACCTTGAAGGCCGCGAACACGTAGGGCAGGGATGAGGGCACACGCAGAAGCAGGAAGACCTCGTGGCGCCGCGCTGCCAGAGACTCCAGCAGAGCGAGGGCGTTCGGGTCCACGGATCGAAAGCCGACGAGCGCGTTCACCATGACCGGGAAGAAGACGATCAGCGCCGATATGAACACCTTGGGCATGAGGCCAAAGCCGAACCAGATCGTGAGCAGCGGCGCGATGGCGACGATAGGCGTGACCTTGACGAGGATGGCGAGCGGGAAGATTGCCCGCTCCAGGAATCGCGACTGGGCCATGATCGTCGCCAGCACCAGGGCCACGCCCGCGCCCACGGCGAAGCCCAGCATGGCCCCTTCCAGGGTGCGCAGCCCTTCCCGGGCGAACATGTCCGCGCGCTCGTATAGCCGCTCGGCCACCAGTGAGGGAGGCGGGAGCAGATAGACCTTCACGTCGCGGATGCGCACCCATGCTTCCCAGGCGGACAGAGCAAGCGCCAGGCCCACCGCCGATGGCAGCGCCTCCGCGGCGAGCGAACCCAGGGTCCGCCGGACGCCGGCGCTGCGCCCTGCGCCTCTTGGCGCAGCCTCATCCGCCGCCCATTCGCGCTCGCCGGCGATGGGGACGCTCATGCCGCCACCACCGGGCGGAGCAGGGCCCGCAGGCGCCGCGTGTACTCGAGGAACTCCGGCGCTGTCTCCAGCTCTTCGTCCCGCGGCCGCGGCAGGTCGATCTCGAGCGTCGCCGCGATGCGCCCGGGCTGTGGTGTCATTACGACGACGCGGTCAGAGAGCAGGACCGCTTCCGTAATGCTGTGCGTCACGAAGACCACCGTGCGCTCGGCGCCCGGCGAGGCGCGCCAGATACGCAGCAGCTCGTAGCGCATGGCGGAGCGCGTGATCTCGTCCAGGGCGCCGAACGGCTCGTCCATTAGCAGCAGCTTCGGCGATGTCACGAGGGCGCGCGCCAGGGCGACGCGTTGCTGCATGCCGCCCGAGAGCTGGTGCGGGTGATAGTCCCGGAAGCGCCCGAGCCCTACGAGGTCGATCAGGCGGTCGGCGTCGCCTCCGGCGGCGCGCCGGTTCACCTCCAGGGGCAGACGGACGTTGCCGCGGACCGTCCGCCAGGGCAGCAGGGAGGCGTCCTGGAACACGAAGCCAATGTCCTTCCGCTCCTGCGCCTCGCGGGGCGGCCCGCCGCCGACCTCGACCGTCCCGCCGGTGGGCGCCTGGAGCCCGCCGATGATGCGCAGGAGTGTAGACTTCCCGCACCCGCTGGGGCCGATGACCGAGACGAACTCGCCCTGGCGGACGTCCAGGTCAATGCCGGAAAGGGCCTGGAGGTGCCGCCCCTCCCTGGCGTAGACCATCGAGACGCCGCGCAGGGAGAGGTGGGTGCCGGTGCTATCGTTGTCCATGTCCCGCCGACCGCTTATCGTTTGCCCGCGTCTCATTGTATTGCAGCCCGGAGGAGGTCCCGTGGCTAAGCGCATCGGTCTCATCGGCGGCACGGGCCCGGAGGGCAAAGGCCTGGCCGCCCGCTTCGCACGCGCCGGCATCGAGGTCCGCATCGGCTCGCGCTCGGCGGAGCGCGGCGCCGAAACGGCGGCGGAGGTCTCGGTCCTCTCTGGCGGCCGCGTTACCGGCGGCACAAACGCAGAAGCCGTGCGCGACGTGGACATCGTCGTGGTCACGGTGCCTTACGCCGGCATGGCCGACACCTTGAGGGACCTTGCCGAAGCCATTGGCAGCGCCGTCGTCGTCTCCGCGGTGGTGCCGCTGCAGTTCTCCCGGGCACGCGTCGCGGCCATCCACGTGCCGGAAGGCTCGGCGGCAGAGGAAGCGCAGAAGCTCCTGCCGGCCGCGCGCGTCGTCGGCGCTTTCCAGAACCTCAGCGCCGGCCACCTGCTGGACCTCGATCACGCGATCAACGGGGACGTAATCGTCTGCGGCGACGACGCCGCTGCCGTGCGCGCCACCATCGAGCTGGCCGAGACGATAGCCGGCGTGCGGGGAATCAACGGCGGCCCGCTCGCGAACTCGCACTATGTCGAGGAGATCACGGCATTGCTCCTGAACATCAACCGCCTGCACAAGACCGAGACCCACGTGAAAATCGCTGGTCTCTGACGCCCGGCGACGAGACCAGGCACCAAGGAGGCCGTAGTGGCCGCATCCGTAACGGTTACCGGCATCGAGGGCATCCCGGAGGTCAGGCCGGGCGACGACCTCGCGCGCCTGATCGTTGAGGCCGCGCGGGCGCAGGGCACGCCTCTGCAGGACGGCGACGTCCTGATCGTGACCCAGAAGGTAGTATCGAAAGCCGAGGGGCGCTTCGTGGACCTGAATGAGGTCGAGCCTTCGCCGCTCGCCATCGAGCTGGCCACGAACTGGGCGAAGGACGCCCGTCACGTTGAGGTGGTGTTGCGCGAGGCCAAGCGCATCGTGCGCATGGACCACGGCGTCATCATCTGCGAGACCCGCCATGGCTTCGTGTGCGCCAACGCCGGCGTCGACGCCTCCAACGTACCCGGGAACGACAGGGTCCTCCTGCTCCCGCTCGACCCCGACCAGTCCGCGGCGCGCATACGCCAGGGCGTCCTGACGGCCGCCGGAGCGGACGTGGCCGTGATCATCTCAGACACGTTCGGGCGGCCGTGGCGCACCGGCTACACGGAGGTCGCTATCGGCGTGGCGGGAATGCTGCCCATCATCGACTACGTCGGCCAGCAGGACGCGCAGGGACGCGAGCTCAGGGCAACGTGGATATGCGTCGCGGACGAGCTCGCCTCCTGCGCCGAGCTCGTAACGGGGAAAGTGAACCAGGTGCCGGCCGCGATAATCCGCGGCTACGCCGTCCCCCGCGGCGAGGGGTCGGCAAGGGAGATCGTGCGCCAGGCCGAGCGCGACATGTTCAGGTAGAGCCCCGGCCTGCCCGCGGGTGTCCCGGGCCAGACTACCGCTGATCGCGCCGGACGCGGGCTTCCGGCCCCGAGCTCAGGTGCTCGGCCTCCAGGCTTACAGCCCCTCGAGTTAACCAACTATCTGCGTTGACAGGTTTGCTAGAATGCCTTCGTGGGCACCCATCCTTACGCTCCCGGCGAGCTCGAACTGGTGCGCGCCTTCGTCAACACCCTGGACGTCGAAGGCGGCACCGATGAATTCTCGACCCTCGAAGGCCTGAACGCTTTTTATGTCGAGAAAGGCCTGCTCGAGGACGGCGTCGCCGGCGAGAACGACCGGGTGGCAGCCGTCACAGTCCGTGAGGCGCTGCGCGCCTTCCTCAAGGCCAACCACGGCGAGCCGGCCGACCCGGAGGCGGTGCGGGCCCTGAACGAGGCCTTCAAGTCGCTTCCCCTCACCCTGCGGGTTGCGCCGGACGGCTCCCTTGCTCTGGAGCCGTCGCAGGGCGGCGCCGGCGGCGCGCTTGCCCGCATCGTCGCCATCGTCTTCAGGGCCATGGCGGAGGGCACCTGGTCACGCCTCAAGATCTGCAAGAGCGACTCCTGCCAGTGGGCCTTCTACGACTACTCCCGCAACCGCTCCGGCAACTGGTGCTCGATGGCGGTGTGCGGCAATCGCACGAAGGTGAGGCGCTTCCAGGCCAGGGCCAGAGCCCGCGGTCCCGGTGCCGCCGCTGCCCGCCAGACATGAGCAGCGTTGAGGTCCTGCCCCTCACGCCGGAGCGCTGGCCAGACCTCGAGGCGCTTTTCGGGCCGCGCGGCGCGGTCGGCGGCTGCTGGTGCATGTGGTGGCGCGTCCCGGCCTCAGCCTGGGAAAGCGGCAAAGGCGAACCGAACCGCAAAGCCCTCAGGGCAATCGTTGATGACGGGCAGTCACCCGGACTGCTTGCCTACCTCAAGGGCAAACCGGTCGGCTGGTGTTCCGTGGCGCCGCGCCAGGACTTCACGCGCCTGCAGCGGTCGCGCGTGCTCAAGCCAGTCGACGACACCCCGGTCTGGTCCGTCGTCTGCTTCTTCATCGCCCGTGGCCACCGAAGCAAGGGCGTCGGGTCTGCGCTGCTCCGGGCAGCCACGGACTTCGCCGCTGGCCGCGGCGCCGCGGTAGTCGAAGGTTATCCCGTGGACCCGAAGGTGGGCCGGATGCCGGACACCTTCGCCTATACGGGCGTGCCGTCGATGTTCATCCGGGCCGGCTTCGAGGAGGTCGAGCGCCGCTCTCCCGGACGGCCGATCATGCGCAAGCGGCTCGCTTCAACACGCCCTTAACGCCGGCTGACTCCTGCTTGATGCCGCCTTCCCGAGGGGCCCGGTAGCCTTTGCCTGCCCGAATGCGGTGCCGCCGCGGCGTCCGCGCAGCAAAGGACCGAAATCCGCATGTTCCGTCCCTGGCAGCTGGTAATCATCCTCCTCCTCACGGGCGTCGCCTTTGCGGCTAGTGTGAGCCTGGCTCTCCTGGCCGATGCCCGCGGCCCGGCTACCCCGCGCAGCCAGCTTTCGCCGGACGCGGACGGCCTGCCCGACCGGACGAACTGCGATGAGGTCTACGGAACCGCTTACCGGTCTGAAAACGAGCGCGCCTGGTTCTCCGAAAACTGCAGCGCCTGGTCCAGGGCCGTCGGGGACTTGCCGCTGGCTTCCTCGCTGCCCGAGGCAGCGCTCCGGGACGCCGCGCCGGGCCCCGGCCCAGCCGGGCGCGACTGCGCCCAGGTCCGCGGCCGGCCCTACGCGTCGAACGAGGAGAGGGCGTGGTATCTCGCCAATTGCCAGGGGACGCGGCAGCAAGCGCAGGCCTCGACCGGCCCGGACCGCACCGACTGCAACCAGGTCCGCGGCACCCCCTATCGCTCAGACAGCGAGCGCCGCTGGTACCAGCAGAACTGCCTGGCGCGCTAGCTCTGCTCGCTCGAACCCAATGCGCCTCCCGGCGCCGCGCCGGTGGGCGCCCCGCGGCCTTCTCGTCCCTCCGGGCCTCGCGAGGCGGCAGGAGCGGGGGAGGAGAAGGCGCGGAGTCTTGCCTCCCTCGCCAGGCGCCAGCCCTCGCCCGGCCAGGGGGCAATCCCGCGCTCAGAGCGCGCTTGCAGTCCCGCGGCGCCCTATCAATCCCATGACTCTTTGCGCCGCCGCCACGCGGAGGCCTTTATGGCCGGAGCAGGCTACCGAGAATCCTCTTGATGGACTCCTCAGACCCCGCGACCACGGCCTTCCTGGCGACCCTCGAGACGGCGATTGAGAGCGGTAAAGGCTTCGCGGTGGTGGAGTTCCGGACGCTGGATACCCTTCCCGCTGCCGAGCGGCAGAAGCTCCTTCGCTGGGCAGGACTCGTCATCGGCACCTGTCTGCCCCGG
Encoded here:
- a CDS encoding ABC transporter ATP-binding protein, with protein sequence MDNDSTGTHLSLRGVSMVYAREGRHLQALSGIDLDVRQGEFVSVIGPSGCGKSTLLRIIGGLQAPTGGTVEVGGGPPREAQERKDIGFVFQDASLLPWRTVRGNVRLPLEVNRRAAGGDADRLIDLVGLGRFRDYHPHQLSGGMQQRVALARALVTSPKLLLMDEPFGALDEITRSAMRYELLRIWRASPGAERTVVFVTHSITEAVLLSDRVVVMTPQPGRIAATLEIDLPRPRDEELETAPEFLEYTRRLRALLRPVVAA
- the cofE gene encoding coenzyme F420-0:L-glutamate ligase; protein product: MAASVTVTGIEGIPEVRPGDDLARLIVEAARAQGTPLQDGDVLIVTQKVVSKAEGRFVDLNEVEPSPLAIELATNWAKDARHVEVVLREAKRIVRMDHGVIICETRHGFVCANAGVDASNVPGNDRVLLLPLDPDQSAARIRQGVLTAAGADVAVIISDTFGRPWRTGYTEVAIGVAGMLPIIDYVGQQDAQGRELRATWICVADELASCAELVTGKVNQVPAAIIRGYAVPRGEGSAREIVRQAERDMFR
- a CDS encoding ABC transporter permease, whose protein sequence is MSVPIAGEREWAADEAAPRGAGRSAGVRRTLGSLAAEALPSAVGLALALSAWEAWVRIRDVKVYLLPPPSLVAERLYERADMFAREGLRTLEGAMLGFAVGAGVALVLATIMAQSRFLERAIFPLAILVKVTPIVAIAPLLTIWFGFGLMPKVFISALIVFFPVMVNALVGFRSVDPNALALLESLAARRHEVFLLLRVPSSLPYVFAAFKVSIPLSVIGAVVAEWFSGDRGLGRVIYIANNNLDMPTAFGGIFTLAVIGVGLFLITSHLERRVLFWHESNVEPQ
- the npdG gene encoding NADPH-dependent F420 reductase; this translates as MAKRIGLIGGTGPEGKGLAARFARAGIEVRIGSRSAERGAETAAEVSVLSGGRVTGGTNAEAVRDVDIVVVTVPYAGMADTLRDLAEAIGSAVVVSAVVPLQFSRARVAAIHVPEGSAAEEAQKLLPAARVVGAFQNLSAGHLLDLDHAINGDVIVCGDDAAAVRATIELAETIAGVRGINGGPLANSHYVEEITALLLNINRLHKTETHVKIAGL
- a CDS encoding GNAT family N-acetyltransferase: MSSVEVLPLTPERWPDLEALFGPRGAVGGCWCMWWRVPASAWESGKGEPNRKALRAIVDDGQSPGLLAYLKGKPVGWCSVAPRQDFTRLQRSRVLKPVDDTPVWSVVCFFIARGHRSKGVGSALLRAATDFAAGRGAAVVEGYPVDPKVGRMPDTFAYTGVPSMFIRAGFEEVERRSPGRPIMRKRLASTRP
- a CDS encoding CGNR zinc finger domain-containing protein translates to MGTHPYAPGELELVRAFVNTLDVEGGTDEFSTLEGLNAFYVEKGLLEDGVAGENDRVAAVTVREALRAFLKANHGEPADPEAVRALNEAFKSLPLTLRVAPDGSLALEPSQGGAGGALARIVAIVFRAMAEGTWSRLKICKSDSCQWAFYDYSRNRSGNWCSMAVCGNRTKVRRFQARARARGPGAAAARQT